A genomic stretch from Desulfobacterales bacterium includes:
- a CDS encoding MMPL family transporter, whose product MTQKTISLDPDHSYKNDAPITERMLFARRPFLLCMFTVITLFLGYHSLQLKPEASFLRMIPTYHPYIKNYIAYQDDLKGLGNNIRIAVATTQKDIFSKEYMEVLKNITEEVFFISGVDRSALKSLWTPVTRWTEVTEEGFAGGPVIPATYDGGSKSLDQVRLNVLRSGEVGTLVANDFKSSVIIVPLNDVDPETGKPLDYQYFSEKLEEVRSRFASDEVKIHITGFAKIVGDLIEGSTRVLLFFVIAFIILLILLLWNSRCIKSTAMRAVSSTVAVVWQLGIMKLFGYGLNPYSMLVPFLMFALGVSHGIQLFNAMAHEMTRGADKLKAARLAYRKVFRPGMAALFTDFIGFGTLMMIRIGVIQDIAVGASIGVAVVAFTDLTLLPLLMSYSGISKKTIEMIKKKEAGTSHPIWSILSKFIEPKFASAAIMLAVIGLLAGVYMRQDLKIGDLDPGAPELRPDSRYNLDNAYMNGHYSTSSDIFIVMLKTPPAGNSLYPVVVATDKLKWRIEQLPGVRNVKSHVDYLKLLNSAYNEGNLKWTALPRSKIALDSMALKIPSSVVGETGDLTPIMIYLVDHKAETLDRVVKAVENFANENNTETYQFLMAAGNAGIEAATNIEVEEALMTLTLLVYGAVFLVCLITYRTLKGTLCVVVPLFLTSVLCEALMAKMGIGVKVATLPVIAVGVGIGVDYGVYIFNQLLFYRAQGHNLSTAYYLTLNTTGRAVSFTGITLAIGVATWAFSPIKFQADMGFLLTFMFLWNMVGAMVLLPALARYLIKDQTGLLVDGRLYRP is encoded by the coding sequence GGCGCCCGTTTTTACTGTGCATGTTTACAGTAATCACACTATTCCTTGGTTACCACTCTCTACAATTGAAACCCGAGGCCAGCTTTTTAAGAATGATTCCTACCTACCATCCGTATATCAAAAATTATATCGCCTACCAGGATGATCTTAAAGGACTGGGGAACAATATACGGATTGCGGTGGCGACAACCCAAAAGGATATTTTTTCTAAAGAGTACATGGAGGTGCTTAAGAACATAACCGAAGAGGTGTTCTTCATTTCGGGTGTGGATCGGTCGGCGTTAAAGTCATTATGGACGCCTGTGACCCGTTGGACAGAAGTTACCGAGGAGGGGTTTGCGGGTGGTCCTGTAATTCCAGCTACTTATGACGGAGGAAGCAAAAGCCTTGACCAAGTTCGTTTGAATGTCCTCAGGTCCGGTGAGGTGGGCACTCTAGTGGCCAACGATTTTAAATCCAGCGTTATTATAGTCCCCCTTAATGATGTTGACCCGGAGACGGGAAAGCCACTTGATTATCAGTATTTTTCAGAAAAACTGGAAGAAGTTCGCAGTCGGTTTGCGAGTGATGAGGTCAAGATTCACATTACGGGATTTGCAAAGATAGTGGGGGATCTTATAGAAGGATCAACCCGGGTGCTGCTGTTTTTTGTCATCGCATTCATTATTTTGCTGATCCTGTTACTATGGAATTCGCGATGTATTAAAAGTACTGCCATGCGTGCCGTCTCATCGACGGTGGCGGTGGTCTGGCAACTGGGCATTATGAAATTATTCGGATATGGGTTAAATCCGTATTCCATGCTGGTGCCATTTTTAATGTTCGCATTAGGGGTTAGCCATGGTATTCAGTTATTCAATGCTATGGCTCACGAGATGACCCGTGGCGCGGATAAATTAAAGGCAGCCAGGCTCGCCTATCGGAAGGTTTTCAGGCCGGGGATGGCGGCCCTATTTACTGACTTTATTGGTTTTGGAACCCTGATGATGATTCGTATCGGGGTTATCCAAGATATCGCCGTGGGGGCCAGCATCGGTGTTGCAGTTGTGGCCTTTACAGATTTGACGCTTCTACCATTACTAATGTCCTATTCCGGCATCAGCAAAAAAACCATTGAAATGATAAAAAAGAAAGAAGCCGGAACATCCCATCCCATATGGTCGATTTTATCTAAATTTATTGAACCTAAGTTTGCTTCGGCGGCTATTATGTTAGCGGTTATCGGTTTGTTAGCCGGAGTCTACATGCGGCAGGATTTAAAAATCGGTGATTTGGACCCCGGGGCGCCCGAGCTTAGGCCGGATTCTCGCTATAATTTGGATAATGCTTATATGAATGGGCACTATTCCACCAGTAGCGATATTTTTATCGTTATGTTGAAAACGCCTCCGGCCGGTAACAGCCTATATCCAGTAGTCGTTGCAACGGACAAGCTAAAATGGCGCATCGAACAACTTCCCGGGGTTCGGAATGTTAAAAGCCATGTCGATTATTTAAAATTGCTTAATTCGGCCTATAATGAGGGCAATTTAAAGTGGACGGCGCTGCCTCGCAGCAAAATCGCCCTCGACTCCATGGCGCTTAAAATTCCCTCAAGCGTGGTGGGAGAAACGGGGGATCTCACCCCGATTATGATCTATTTAGTCGACCACAAGGCAGAAACCCTAGACCGGGTAGTTAAGGCGGTTGAAAATTTTGCAAATGAAAATAATACGGAAACATACCAGTTTCTGATGGCAGCTGGGAATGCGGGCATTGAGGCCGCCACCAACATCGAAGTGGAGGAGGCCTTGATGACGTTAACCTTGCTGGTTTACGGTGCGGTTTTTCTGGTGTGCCTCATCACTTATAGAACGCTTAAAGGTACCCTGTGTGTGGTGGTCCCACTGTTTCTTACCTCGGTATTGTGCGAAGCCCTGATGGCCAAGATGGGAATCGGTGTAAAAGTAGCGACTCTTCCGGTAATTGCTGTGGGGGTGGGTATCGGTGTGGATTACGGTGTATATATCTTCAACCAACTTCTTTTTTATCGGGCACAGGGGCATAATCTATCGACCGCCTACTATCTGACATTAAATACAACGGGTCGGGCCGTATCTTTTACTGGGATTACCTTGGCCATCGGTGTGGCCACCTGGGCTTTTTCACCTATTAAGTTCCAGGCGGACATGGGCTTTTTGCTAACCTTCATGTTTCTCTGGAACATGGTAGGCGCCATGGTTTTGCTGCCGGCATTGGCCCGATATCTTATAAAAGATCAAACCGGATTGTTGGTCGATGGCCGCCTATATCGACCTTAA
- a CDS encoding NAD-dependent malic enzyme yields MTENYTPLTQGINWLYDPALNKGTAFTEEERDVLGLHGLLPPGINTMSEQVFRVMGNYRRKRSALGKYIFLTALQDRNQTLFYRVLADYLEEMMPIIYTPTIGLACQEYVHIFRRPRGIFVSAKNKGRFSEILKNWPNKDVRVIVITDGERILGLGDLGVAGMGIPAGKLSLYTVCAGIHPSWCLPVTIDVGTNNVDLQNDPLYFGMRNSRIRGKEYDCLIEEFIMAVEENFPNTLIQFEDFGSLNAFRLLNTYRGRICSFNDDIQGTASVALAGIYAAMRMTGQKLTNQKILFLGAGEAGTGIGDLIVSGMMDEGLSKQEARLKCWFADSRGLVVKSREKLAEHKLPYAHDYEYHQYFLDAVKALQPTAIIGVSGQPRTFTQPILEEMAKFNEQPIIFALSNPTSSAECTAKEAYVWTGGRAIFASGSPFEPVNLGGKDFEPGQGNNAYIFPGVGLGVIACKAKYVTSEMFLAAARELASKVTEKDFRKGSIYPRLKKIREVSGDIALKVAEVAYDQGIATVDRPENLSSFIRSQMYEPNYRNYA; encoded by the coding sequence GTGACTGAAAATTATACACCTCTTACACAAGGTATCAACTGGCTTTATGACCCTGCATTAAATAAGGGAACTGCGTTTACCGAAGAGGAAAGAGATGTTTTAGGGCTGCACGGCCTTCTTCCACCTGGTATTAATACCATGTCTGAACAGGTTTTTCGGGTTATGGGGAATTATAGAAGAAAACGCTCTGCCCTGGGAAAATATATTTTTTTGACAGCCCTTCAGGATCGGAACCAGACCCTTTTTTACCGTGTGCTTGCAGATTACCTTGAAGAGATGATGCCTATAATTTATACGCCTACAATAGGCTTGGCATGTCAGGAATATGTCCACATTTTCAGGCGTCCCAGAGGTATTTTTGTTTCCGCAAAAAATAAAGGAAGATTTTCAGAGATTCTTAAAAACTGGCCTAACAAAGATGTGCGGGTTATTGTAATAACCGACGGCGAAAGAATTCTGGGCCTTGGAGACCTGGGAGTTGCGGGAATGGGCATTCCTGCCGGTAAACTTTCACTTTACACAGTCTGTGCCGGAATCCATCCATCATGGTGCCTGCCAGTTACCATTGATGTTGGAACAAATAATGTGGATCTGCAAAATGACCCGCTGTATTTTGGAATGCGCAATTCAAGGATTCGTGGTAAAGAATACGACTGCCTGATTGAAGAATTTATCATGGCCGTTGAGGAAAACTTTCCCAATACCCTTATTCAATTTGAAGATTTTGGTAGTCTTAATGCCTTTAGACTGTTAAATACATATCGCGGCAGAATTTGCTCATTTAACGACGATATACAGGGAACTGCAAGTGTGGCGCTGGCGGGTATTTATGCAGCAATGCGAATGACCGGGCAAAAGCTTACGAATCAAAAGATTTTATTTTTAGGGGCAGGCGAGGCAGGAACCGGTATTGGTGATCTAATTGTTTCTGGTATGATGGATGAAGGCTTGTCTAAACAGGAAGCCCGTCTTAAATGCTGGTTTGCGGATTCCAGGGGACTGGTGGTTAAAAGCCGCGAAAAACTTGCTGAACACAAGCTGCCCTACGCCCATGATTATGAATATCATCAATATTTTTTGGATGCTGTTAAGGCTTTGCAGCCAACAGCAATTATAGGTGTGTCCGGTCAGCCCAGAACCTTTACCCAACCAATACTTGAAGAAATGGCAAAGTTTAATGAGCAACCCATTATATTTGCCTTGTCAAATCCTACATCCAGTGCGGAGTGTACTGCAAAAGAAGCCTATGTCTGGACAGGGGGCCGCGCGATATTTGCCAGCGGAAGTCCTTTTGAACCTGTTAACCTTGGGGGCAAGGACTTCGAGCCAGGGCAGGGGAACAATGCTTATATTTTCCCAGGCGTAGGGCTGGGGGTAATTGCCTGCAAGGCGAAATATGTAACAAGTGAAATGTTTCTTGCGGCTGCCAGGGAGCTTGCCAGTAAAGTAACGGAAAAGGATTTCCGGAAGGGAAGCATCTACCCCAGGCTGAAAAAGATCAGGGAAGTATCAGGCGATATTGCATTAAAGGTTGCAGAGGTTGCTTATGACCAGGGGATTGCGACAGTAGATAGACCTGAGAATCTTTCTTCGTTTATCAGGTCTCAGATGTATGAGCCGAATTATCGGAATTATGCATAA
- a CDS encoding MFS transporter: MKEHQFVKYSPALMLSVIYMFSIMDRNIISIVLDLIKKDLHLSDFELALMSGLAFAFFYGVMGIPIGHLADRKNRVSLITICLSVWSLMTILSGLAVNFLMLVVARMGVGIGEAGCAPSAHSIMVDIYKPIDRGKVMAIYHAAQPFGTASAMFVGGWLADAYGWRITLITIGLPGLLLAVAAKLWLKEPVRPEGNKRENAKPGPTIWQTITLLLRNKLFRTTCMAHIACVSFMLSIITVWLPTVMHRSLELSFSQIGMGLGIVSIISGIFGTLASGPISDRLYKKDARWLAYLPAIFVFLATPFFLFAMTTKNLTIFYGCVTCVYVLIFAHTAPCFALIHHSVDSSIRAMTIAIVILLVNFFGMGICPSLIGFISDMLHTDFGVDSLRIGILCAVILLPVGGLFFLYASRLIVTDENGDIKTPQLIIGEIVPEAKV, encoded by the coding sequence ATGAAAGAACATCAATTTGTTAAATATAGCCCGGCGCTGATGTTAAGCGTTATTTATATGTTTAGCATCATGGACAGAAATATAATCAGTATCGTACTGGACCTAATAAAGAAAGATTTGCACCTCTCCGATTTTGAGCTCGCGTTGATGTCCGGACTGGCTTTCGCTTTTTTCTATGGTGTAATGGGAATTCCCATAGGGCATTTGGCGGACCGGAAAAACCGTGTTAGCCTAATAACTATCTGCCTATCCGTTTGGAGCCTTATGACGATACTCTCCGGATTGGCTGTAAATTTTCTAATGTTGGTTGTTGCGCGTATGGGAGTTGGTATCGGTGAGGCGGGATGCGCGCCTAGTGCCCATTCTATTATGGTGGACATTTATAAACCCATAGATCGAGGCAAGGTGATGGCAATATACCATGCCGCTCAACCATTTGGTACGGCATCTGCCATGTTTGTCGGCGGATGGTTGGCCGATGCTTATGGTTGGAGAATTACCCTCATAACAATAGGGCTTCCAGGTTTGTTGCTCGCCGTCGCCGCTAAATTATGGTTAAAGGAACCTGTCCGTCCTGAAGGGAACAAGCGGGAAAATGCCAAACCGGGGCCGACCATATGGCAAACAATAACCCTTCTTTTGCGCAACAAACTTTTCAGGACCACCTGTATGGCGCACATCGCGTGTGTATCCTTTATGTTATCCATAATAACGGTATGGTTGCCGACGGTTATGCACCGCAGTCTTGAGTTGAGTTTTAGTCAAATCGGCATGGGATTGGGTATTGTATCCATAATATCAGGTATTTTTGGGACGTTGGCGTCAGGCCCAATATCGGACCGACTTTACAAAAAAGATGCCCGCTGGTTGGCTTACCTGCCTGCCATATTCGTTTTTTTGGCTACTCCCTTTTTTTTGTTTGCTATGACAACAAAGAACCTAACCATTTTTTATGGTTGTGTGACATGCGTATATGTTTTGATTTTTGCACATACAGCACCCTGTTTCGCATTGATTCACCACTCAGTGGATTCAAGCATTAGGGCGATGACAATTGCCATTGTTATTTTGCTAGTTAATTTCTTCGGGATGGGAATATGCCCTTCATTGATAGGATTTATAAGCGATATGTTACACACTGATTTCGGGGTGGATTCTTTGCGGATAGGGATACTATGTGCTGTTATCTTATTACCCGTTGGCGGGCTGTTTTTTTTATATGCCAGCCGTTTAATTGTGACGGATGAAAATGGTGACATCAAAACCCCGCAGCTAATCATTGGTGAAATTGTCCCAGAAGCTAAGGTTTGA